In Syngnathus typhle isolate RoL2023-S1 ecotype Sweden linkage group LG13, RoL_Styp_1.0, whole genome shotgun sequence, the sequence ACAGGCGGGACGGCAACATGTGAGGCAAAGTTGAAAGAACGGTCTTCACTTACATACCATATGTAGTTTGTGCGTCAATGCTTTATCTTACGTGAGTGACTTATTGGCCAAATCATTACAGATCTGGAAAGACCTTGCCCTGGCATTTAATAATAATGTGAGTCAATCAAGTTTGTTGACAATTTTGACCAAATAATTACAAATCTGGAAAGGCTTTGAGGAGGCCTTTTGTATGACACTTGAGATGATAAAAAGGCTTGTGAATTTAATTTTGAACCTGCTTGgtcaattttgacattttcaaggAAGTATTAACATTTGTTTGTCATTACTTCGTTTTACAGCGAGCGCATTGAACTACAGATCTGGAAAGACCTTGTCATAGTCTTTGTAGTGTGTCACTGAAGTTTCTTGCAAATTGATTTTTGACCTGGTTAATTGTGAATTTTATTGACTAATTAATTACAGAGCTGGAAAAGTCTCCCAGATGTTTGAGGCAGACATTTGTGGCTTGAACTGGTTAGTAACGTCTgacaggttgttgtttttttcaacctGAAAACGAAATGTTTTCATCTTTGCGTCATCTTACATAAACATTATGACTAAATAATTCTTGGAAGCGCACGCTGATTCTCTTAACATGTGTGAGTCCATAAGGCttgttgcaatttttttttttttttttttttaatacagattTAGAAGCGCTCATTAACACAAAACTTCGGCCTATGGGTCATGAAGGTTTGATGAGTCTAAAATTAACCAAGAGGCCCACAAATACTCTGAGACGGACGCTCATGTCATATATTTTGCCGTGTCACATATTTTCTTAAATTCATGTCAACAGTACACTGTGCCAAAATGAAGACTGATTTAATAAAAGAAAACCTCTTTGAATACATATGATGGCTCAAAATATTTAAATCAAAGATATAcctagattgaaaaaaaaaagctttctggtAATATATTGTAGATAAATGGCTGGAAGGAGTGTTACTGTGCAATCATCTCCATGGGATGATAAGTGGTtcaaaagatggatggatgtctttctcatgtctttttttttttttttttttacaatctagTATTCGCTTCTGGCTTGGTTGTGACATTTCATATTTtccatttacattttattcCCCCTCGCTAATTGTTTTATACATGCATTAATGGACTTGTATGCTTGCATCTGGTCTCATGATCGTGTTACTATTAAAACCTCCTGTGACTGAAACACTGATATGCTGTGAGGAATAAAGAAAGCATCCATTCTGAGTGACTTGTTCGATATCTATCCAAATATGGCCAAAGAAGTTTGTTTTAACTCTTTTCCGCCTGGCATTACCTAACTAGAAATGTGCAATTTAGTGCTTCATACTCTTTCCTGCTCCATATTTTTTACATTACACTAtcaaaacctatttttaaccaGTGATGACATTAGGTGCCTTTCAAATGTATCTTTTGATGCTGATTTAAAAGAAATGGCTTCACTTTTTTGTCCTAATACATCAGGTTTTTGAAAATTgtcattcttttgtttttaagtaTGACCACTGAAAGCTTCCACAGTATAGACGACCATACATTATAAATTACAGCTATGCTATTTCAGAAATATTTCATCGGTTGCTGAACCTCGCCCTTaaattttatattgtattgttaTGGAAACGAGggctacggaagaggattaggacATTTGAGCTAGATTGAACACAAGGGTAAATAGCGCCCACTGGTGGTTCTTTCAAAGATATCCACATCAATCTACATACTTAAAACAATTTAATACAGTAAAAGCAGTGTGGTGGAGTAGCAGTGAATACGCATACACGTTTTTAATACATTTGTTATGTTctgaataatacaaataaataaataataaatcgaTTTGTTAGCTCTGCGCATTCGCAAGTCAGTCCGTCGTCAGGCATTGTTAATCGAGCGACGAATCGCTCATGCATCCAGCAGCGGTCGTCCCATCTGTTTATTGACCATCGGGACCCAACGTCAACCCTCGGGATGTTCTTGTCCTCCTTGGCTCGATCTGCGGTCTCTCAGACTGTGCGTAAGAGAAATATTTTGCCACTTTACGCGTATTTGTGGCTATTTTAGTCTCGCGCTAAGCTTGACTCCTCACAAGGGCAAAGCGGTGGAAGGCCGCTTAGCTAACAGCTAACGAAAGCGTGCTAGCCGGTTGATTTTGCGAGGGGATACTTGTTTAAATCTTTACTGTCAATATTAATTAATGAAACAATAACTCAAGATGTTCGTTCTCTTCTTCTCAGGTGAGGTGTCTTCATCGATCTGCTGCTCGCGCAGGAGCTGGGGGCATCTTTGTGGTGAGTCAAGGGCTCGAGCTGGATTTGTAAATAACATCTGAACGTAATACGTTCACTTCTACGTTATTCCCAAAATTtgtttccataaaaaaaaatgttgccgtGGTAAAACCTCTAACCGTACAGATTCAATTTTTAATGAACAAACCAGCACGATTAGTTTTACTTCAGAACTAACATAATAGAGATTGATACAAATAGGTCCATTTCTCTACTTCGATCACGTTCCACAAATTCAATATTAATCACAGTACCGTGTTAAGACCAATGTTGACACAAGATTGAAGAAGTCGAATTGAGCTGCACTTGAAGTGATTCTTTGGCGTACCAGAAGAGGGACCTCGCGTGCCATTCGTGCGAATTGTGGCAGTTTTGagaaaaaggaaaggaaaaaagccACCTGTGGCGTTAATCGGTTGTCATGCCCACCGTTGACATCGCCATATTCTCTCGCCGAGGGGATGATAATGGAAGGTTGTTATCTCCGAGCAAATTCCCAAAAGGTTGCAAATTTCCACTGGGATCTTGCTGCCCGCCTGCGAGATGGAAAGGACGCAATGGAAACATACCACGGTTGCGCTGTCCCTTGACAGTGACGCCTCCGCAAAACGTTTGTCTTGTTCTACTtgtctaaaataaaaatgcatgaatCTGTGAATTGTGGGCAATAATTAGGAAGAAATCCAGCGGCATGGAACAGATTGCGTTCCACTCTGGAGGTGGTGCCGCACTTTTGCAGTTTTTAAACAAATGCATCATCTTCTCTCCTGATCATCTTTTCAGCACAGAGACACGCCGGACAACAATGCCGACACGCCGTTCGAGTTCACCGAGGAGAATAAAAAGGTAACCGCTTCCAACTTGTAACGTTTTTCCTTCCTACTGAAATGTCATGTGTGCCACTACTTCTGCATTTCATCAAAGTTACTTCACCCAAACAGCTGCGAGAACATAACGTTCGTATTCACATTACTTTAGTACAGCTGAATTTATCGGTCGTCTCCATTTGTGTTGTCATCTTCTGacatcttttgttttgtccaCAGAGAATTGAAGCTATCATTTCCATGTACCCCATTGGCCACAAGCAAGCAGCCACCATCCCCGTGTTGGATTTGGCCCAGAGGCAACATGGATGGCTCCCCGTCAGCGTCATGAACAAGGCAAGTTTTGCCGTCACGGGTCATGAGAGAGAAAGGCAAAACAAAAGGGAAGACGCTTTGACCAGCGTCGGTTGTGTCTGCCAGGTGGCTGAGGTCCTGGAAGTCGCTCCCATGAGAGTGTACGAGGTGGCCACCTTCTATACCATGTTCCTGCGCCAGCCCGTGGGCAAGTACTTCATCCAGATCTGCACCACCACGCCGTGCATGCTGTGCAACTCGGACAGCATCCTGGAGGCCATCAAGAACAAGCTAGGTGAGGAGGACAGACGCCTATCGACAGCGCGCACTTCATGAACACCGGCCCGAGTGGATTTTTTATGCACGGGAACATACCGAGGGGAAAGAGAGCCACAGCACTGATGCACTTTTCAGAGGTTTTATTCAACACAGTGAGAACAGTAAAACACAAAAGAACTGCTGTCGCCCACAGCTTGCATGCAGACACGCCGAGACGCACACTCGCCGAAGCTCGAGCTGACCCAGTCAAGCATTTTTCACTCAATAGTTGGTGTGCGTTGTTCACAGGTATCAAGGTGGGCGAGACGACGGCGGACAAGATGTTCACGCTCATCGAAGTGGAATGCCTCGGCGCTTGTGTCAACGCGCCCATGGTGCAGATCAATGACAACTACTACGTGAGTGCCGCATCCATTCACAAGTTGCTGGTTTAGTAATTATGCTCACCTTGGTAACTACACAATGGCTTGTATCTCAGAAAACCTGAAAATGTTTGTCCCCCTAGGAGGACCTTACCCCAAAAGACATGGAGGACATAATTGATGAGCTCAGAGCAGGCAGAGTCCCGCTACCAGGGCCCAGGTAAAATCCAAACTCATTTTAGCTTATCCATGAACCCCGACTGACTGAGCTCAATTATTTATATTTGCATTTCCTGATGCAGAAGTGGCCGTTTCTCCTGCGAGCCTGCCGGCGGACTGACCTCATTGACAGAACCTCCTAAAGGGCCCGGCTTTGGTGTGAGGCCGGACCTGTAGTAGACATGCTGATTCGTTGTCCAAAAGTagtatatgtaaataaattcAATGACTGTACCTGGTCTGTTTTATTTCAGCTCCAACAGCCTATCCTTTGCTAACTACTTTGTTGCCTTCCTACCTTTCTGTCTTCCTTCttaacccaaattgggttgtttttaacccagcaATTTTAAGGGTGTTTATTTGCCTTCTCCAGACCGGGTTGCTCAAAATTCATCATCTGCCTTCCTTTCATTCATCCCACTGTCATTGTTCTTGAAGttatttgccattattcacTGAGCCT encodes:
- the ndufv2 gene encoding NADH dehydrogenase [ubiquinone] flavoprotein 2, mitochondrial, whose amino-acid sequence is MFLSSLARSAVSQTVRCLHRSAARAGAGGIFVHRDTPDNNADTPFEFTEENKKRIEAIISMYPIGHKQAATIPVLDLAQRQHGWLPVSVMNKVAEVLEVAPMRVYEVATFYTMFLRQPVGKYFIQICTTTPCMLCNSDSILEAIKNKLGIKVGETTADKMFTLIEVECLGACVNAPMVQINDNYYEDLTPKDMEDIIDELRAGRVPLPGPRSGRFSCEPAGGLTSLTEPPKGPGFGVRPDL